GTTTGTTTGTTAGATGTTACAGAAAATCGAAAAGCTGAAGAGGCTGGATATACTGAAAGCAGGCGCGCTCAACAATATTTAGATATTGCAGGGGTTATTATTGTGATTAATATTAACGGAATAGTTACTTTAATTAATAAAAAGGGTTGTGAAGTACTCGGATATCCAGAAGAAGAAATAGTTGGCAAAAACTGGTTTGAAAATTTTATCCCAGCACAAATTCGCCCTGAAATATTAAATATAGCATCACAAGTTTTATCTGAGCAAAATGAGAGTTCGTCCTATCATGAAAACGTAGTCCTAACAAAAACTGGTGAAGAACGACTAATCGCATGGAATAACACCATTGTTAGAGATAATAATGGTGAAATCGTTGCACATATAAGTTCAGGTGCAGATATAACCGAAAATAAACAAAACGAAATAGAACGTCAAATAGCTCAGCAAGAGACAGAGGTGCTATTGCGAGCAACACGAGAGGTATTGTTAGGTAATGATTTTTTAAGTGCAGCTCAAAATATCTATAATATATGTGCAGCGCATATTGGCGCAGCAAAAGGATATTGGAGGCTAAAAAATAATGCAATTGATAAAAATAATGCTGATATACATACCTTATATAATGGTCAAGAAATTAGTTTGGTAAGTGAAAAACAAGAAAGTATTAATGATAGTATTATTGAAGAAGAAATTGCAAAACGATGTCGCGTCCTTGTTGTCGATGATGAGGAAAGTATCCGTAAGGCAATAATTAAAATGCTTTCTGAACACGATGTTGTTCAGGCCAATGGTGGGGCAGAAGCAAAATCAATTATCGAGAAAGATCAGAATTACAATTTAATACTTTGCGATGTAATGATGTCAAATATTTCAGGTATCGAATTTCATCAGTGGTTGAATACTAAATACCCAGAATTAGCAAATCGCCTAATATTTATTACTGGTGGAGCTTTTACGCCTAAAACTAGAGAATATTTAGCAAAGATAAAAAATTTGCAATTAGAAAAGCCATTTGATTTTCAAAGCTTGCAAAAGGTTATTGATGAACATATGATTTTGGCGAAAAAGAATTGATGAAAACTAGAATTTTATCCAATAGTCATTAGCTAGCAAATAAAAAAACTCGATTTTAGGGTAATTATTAATTTATTTTGTGTTTGGCACGAAAAAAGTATGAAAAAAGGCGCGGCAGCAAAAAAATCACTCAGTGATAATTAATATTTGACTTTCAAAATACTGATAAAATGGGCATGATGTGCCGCATTAGAGGCAAGCCGTATTCCCTTTGTTAGCTCAAATAGCTAGGAGGCTATCTCAATGTACATTATGAAAAATATAATTAAGCTACTCGGCATTATAACCATTGTAACTTATAGTTTCGGTCATTTTGCCCAAGCTGCTGAACCAGGTAAATTGTTGGTTTGGATTAATGGCGATAAAGGTTATAACGGATTACAAAAAGTTGGTGATCAATTTTCGCAAAAAGCCGGGGTATCAGTGGTAGTAGAACACCCTGAGGCAGCAACCGAAAAATTTCAACAAGCAGCTGCAGCCGGTAAAGGTCCGGATATTTGGTGTTGGCCACATGATCGTATTGGTGAGTGGTCACAAGCAGGCCTTATTGTACCAATAACCCCATCAAAAACTGTCAAAAACAGTATTGAGCCATTCGCATGGAACGCATTTACCACTCAAGGAAAAATTTGGGGTTATCCACTATCTATTGAAGCTATCGGCCTCATTTATAACAAAGCATTAGTAAAGAATGCTCCAAAAAGTTTCGATGATGTAATTAAGCTTGATAAAAAACTAACAGCTCAAGGTAAAAAAGCTATTTTATGGGACTATAACAACACATATTTTACTTGGCCGATATTAGCGGCAAATGGTGGATATGTTTTTGCAAAAGATAAAGCGGGAAATCTTGATCCCAATAAGGTTGGTGTTAATACAAAAGGAGCTATTAAAGGAGCTGAACTTTTAGATAAATTAATTAAGACTGGTGCAATGCCGCAGGGTGCATCTTACGCCCGTATGGAATCAGCCTTTAATAATGGCGAAGTAGCCATGATGATTACTGGCCCGTGGGCATGGGATAATCTTAGAAAGAGCAAAATTGATTTTGGCGTTGCTCCAATTCCAGATGTAGGCAAGAAACATTCAAAACCATTTGTCGGCGTACTTGGTTGTATGATTGCAGCTCCTAGCCCGAACAAAGATATTGCTAAAGAGTTTTTAGAAAATTACGTTCTTCAGGTAGAAGGTTTAAAAACTATTAATGTGGATGTTCCCCTTGGTACTCCAGCTAATAAAGCATTTTTTAAAGAACTAGCCAGCAATCCAAATATTAAAGCCACAATGGAAAATGCGCGGCGCGGTGAACCAATGCCAAATATACCGCAAATGGGAAAATTCTGGTCAGCTATGGCTTCTGCCCTCGAAAATATTACCAACGGTCGTCAAAAGCCCAAAGAAGCGCTTGATGCAGCTGCGGCAAGAATTTTGGCGAAGTGATGTAGTCATCTATTTAATATAATGGGGGAGGGGGGATTTTTCTAGGGCATGTTCGGCAAAATTGTCAAAGGCGTAGCTATAACGTTGCTCGCTGCAGTACTACTATACCTTGTTGGTTTAATATATATACGAGGTAATCCTTTGTGGGCAGTAAGTTTTTTGGCACTCTTGGTATTTACTTTTTATATCTTTTTAGCTCCTCGTGCATATAACTATCGATATTTATTTCCCGGTTTGGCGGGTATTGCCATATTTGTTGTATTTCCTTTGCTCTATACAGTGCAAATAGGCTTTACCAATTATAGTGCGGTAAACCTTTTATCGTTCGATCGTGCTAAAAAATATCTTCTTGACGAGACAGTTCGTAAAGAAGGTAGCGGTATGCACTTTTCATTATATCAAGATAATGAAGAATATTGGTTAGTTTTGCAACCTATGCAAAATGAAGATGATGAAACAACAGCAGAACAAGCTGATATTGACAGCAATAAACAGAGTTTTATTACATCGCGTATAAAACTATTAACTGCAACACTTAAACAACCGTTAGATGCTGTTTTGCAAAAAAACGATACCAAACAAACAAATGAACCACTACCGATAAGTCGTATAATTAAATTACGCCAGGCATTAAGTAATATTAAAGTGCGTCTACCTGATGGCGAAATATTATCATACGCCGGTATACGTGAGTTTGCTTTTATGCAATCAGTTTATACTGAAGGCCCTGAAAACTCTCTTAATAAACGAGCTACAGGTGAGACTATTAAACCTAATTTCGATACTGGTTTTTTTGAAACCACTGCAGGCGCAAGGCTTTCACCAGGTTTCAAAGTTGGGATTGGTATTAATAACTATATCCGTATGGCAACTGACCCAGAATTTAGAAGACCCTTTTTCTACATTTTTATATGGACCGTTGTTTTCGCTGGGTTAACTGTATTTTTTACGTTGGCAGTTGGTTTTACGCTTGCGGTAATTTTAAATTGGCCATCACTGCGATTTAGCACTATGTATCGTACTTTGTTGTTTTTGCCCTATGCCGTACCAGGCTTTATTTCTATCTTAATTTTTAAAGGGTTGTTTAACGCCAATTTTGGCGAAATTAATATTATATTAAATGCACTATTCGGTATTAAGCCCCAATGGTTTGCCGATGCCACGTTAGCCAAAATTATGATATTGATTGTTAATACTTGGCTTGGTTACCCATATATTATGATTTTGTGTATGGGTTTTATCAAGGCCATACCTTATGATTTGTATGAAGCCTCAGCAATTGCAGGTGCAGGACCTTTAACTAATTTTTTTAAAATTACTTTGCCGCTTACCATAAAACCACTAATGCCATTATTGATTGCTTCTTTTGCATTTAATTTTAATAACTTTGTTTTAATTTCACTATTAACCACCGGTCGTCCAGATTTTCTTAATACTCATGTACCTGCAGGTACAACAGATATTTTAGTGTCTTATACTTACCGCATAGCTTTTGAAGACTCTGGTCAAAATTTTGGCTTAGCGGCAGCTATTTCGACTGTTATTTTTGTAATGGTTGCATTGTTATCAATACTGAACTTAAAACTAACTCGCGTTAATCAACAAGAATCACGTTGAGGTCTTATATACATGATTGTCCAAGGCAAACATCAACGTTGGCGTAAATTAGCGGCACATATTTTTCTCATAGTGTTTATTGCCTTAATTATGTTTCCGCTTCTAATGATTATATCCATTTCGCTTCGTCCTGGTAATTTTGCTTCAGGGACGCTTATTCCTTCTGATCTTAGTCTTGAACATTGGAAACTAGCGTTAGGAATTTCTTATGTTGGTGCTGATGGTGAGTTAGTTAAACCACCATTTCCAGTGATGCACTGGCTATGGAATTCTGTAAAAATAGCTGGTATCTCTGCATTTGGCATCGTAGTTTTAGCAACAACTGCAGCTTATGCCTTTGCGCGTCTGCGTTTTAAATTTAAAACTACAATGCTTAATACTATTATGCTGCTGCAGATGTTTCCGTGCGTATTGGCTTTGGTGGCTATATTTTCAATTTTCGATACTATTGGAAATTATGTGCCATGGCTGGGGGTTGAAACACATGCTGGTTTAATTCTTGCCTATCTTGGTGGCATTTCTATGCATATTTGGACTATCCGTAGCTATTTTCAAACGATACCAGTTGAGATTGAAGAAGGTGCAACGGTTGATGGGGCTTCACCTTGGCAAGCTTTCATTCATATATTATTGCCAATGGCAATACCGATTTTGTTAGTGGTTTTTGTTTTGGCTTTTATTGGTACTATTATCGAATACCCGGTAGCATCAATTCTTTTACGTCAAGAGCAAAATCTTACTCTTGCAGTAGGCTCAAAATATTATCTCTACGAGCAAAATTATTTATGGGGAGATTTTGCTGCCGCCGCTGTGCTTTCGGGTCTTCCTATTACTTTTGTTTTTTTGCTAGCACAACGTTGGATAGTATCAGGGTTAACTGCCGGCGGAGTAAAGGGCTGAGTTATCATAAATTTGCTGGGCAATTAGTGTTTAAGATAAGCTAGAGTAACTTGGGATTTTATGTTTGGACTACTTTTTTTAAAAGCTTGGCGTTTTTGATCCACCCACTAATCCTTAAGGTTGTTGGTATAAGTTCTGTATCATCCCTGAGGCATCTTCAGGAATATCCTTCACATCTAAAGGCCGAAAGTCAGCGAGGCGCGTGAGTTCAGAGAGATCGAGACCACGTTCGCGAGCAACATCGACTAGCTCTTTGGGTGGTTTACCAAGTGCCCTGTTTTTCCTACTGCGTACAAGCGAGCTTATATTCTATAGTACTCTGCTCAGGTTCATCGATCGCATTACTCGTTTACCGCGTGGCACAATGATCCCTGAGGCAATGCGATTATATTGCGAGAATATTGCACTAAAGGCACAGCTAGATGCGCTGCAATGGCACATGGCTCGACTTGGGCGGCCAGCACAGCGAGTCTCAATAAGTACGCGTGCTGCTCAGGTATTTGCATACTTGCTCACGCGAGGTAACGAGTTTTTCTTACGCTACTCTTTGTCTACCTCGATACGAACGATTCGGCGCTGGTCCAATCGCTTGCTACACCTTCGTTTGCATACTGCATCGATTAGTGTGCTTAGGGTTGCAAAGTACTTGCTTATTCGCCCTAACTTAGTATAATACTAATATAAGATGAAAAATCTGATAGTGCCCTTACGTGCTATAAAGCACACTATTCGCTCTGATAATTGGCGGCCAGATCCGCATCTGTTCAAACAAATAACTAAGCGCAATATTGCATTAGTTGATGTTTTAGCAGCAGTGGTTAATGCAAAACGAATCGAGCCGCATGATATGCGACCACTTCATCAGAGAGGAGAAAGTTTTAGAGTTTATGGTCATAATAATGATGGCAGGCACCTCGGGGTTGGTGTTGAATTAGTCATAGATGATGACGACAATTTCGTTGTTATCATTACAGCCTTTGTAAAGGAGAAATAAAATGACCAAACCGCTTAATTGCAGTTGTGGCGGCAAACTCAAGCCAAATACTATTAAAGATATCGATCTTACTCCTCTTTTTGGTATACGCGGTACATTTAAAGAAGCAGTACTCGGATTGCGTTGTGATACTTGCAAGGCTGAGACTTTCACTGCGCAAACGATTGAGCAAATGCTTGTTGCTTTAACACTTGTTGTTTTATCGCAACCTCGTATTCTCACTGCTAAAGAAGCACGGTATTTGCGTAAAGCTGTTTTATCATTAACTCAAGCAGCTCTAGCAAAACGTATGGGTATTAATGTAATAACCATTGCCGACTGGGAACGTGGCGAGCGACCTTTATCTAAAGAGCATGACTACGAACTCAGAGGCATAACTTTAGCAAATCTTTTAGAACGTCCATCTACTCTTAATTTTTATTTTGATGCAGTCAAACAAAACATTGCGCATATCTTAATGTCGCCCAGAGTCACAGCACCACCAAAGCGCGTTAAAAACTATGTAGTAAAAGCATTGGTAAAACCTGCGGCTTAAACGTGCAAAATATCTATACGACCCTCCCCATCCTGACTCTTGATCTCATCTCTGTAATTGATCGATTTTATTAGGCTTTACTTGATGCCCTCTTTCGAGGGCATGACGTAGAGAGTTTTACGTAACTCCTCGTCATTTCTACGAAAGTAGGAATCCAATTCCGATAAAAGTGAAAAATGAGACTAAGAGTCAGCCCCATCTCCTCTATTATCGCGGTTCGATATGCGTCCGATAAGGGGAGCCAACTTCTAACTACCAAGAAATATTATAATTTTTACACACCCCAAAATCGCATTATCGAACTTACGAACTTAAAAAAAATATAACCCCCACATAGGCTTCACATACACCAAAAACAAGTGTCAGTTGCCTATGTGTGTTATTTTATGGAAGTAACGCTATATGACCACACAAGAATTTATAAGTTTTTGCAGTAAGTAGAGCCACTTGCAAAAGTCGAGCAACCATCCATTTTTGTCATTCCCACGAAAGTGGGAATCTATAACTTATTGATATTGCACACCATTCTGGATTCCAACTTTCGTGGGAATGACTTTATTTTTGTTATAATTGTTAATTACATCGAATTTTGCAAGTGGCTCAGTAATTAAAAATTTCTCGTTTGTTTGATCTTCCCCTGAAATACTAAACCAGGGGAAGATCAATGACATCATAGACCGTTTTTATTACGATATTCAGAGATGGTATACTATCGATTGGGTAGATTAGAGAAAACCAAGAATAATTGAAAAGTGTGATATCTTAGCAGCGAATGCAGTGAAAGCGCGTGATGTCAGACAAAAAATCAGCAAAACGGTAAAGGAATAAATTAGTATGGATAAAAAAGTCGAATATTCTTTGAAGCATGGCTTTGATGAAATGGATTTCGATAAGGTTACTGACATGCTGAAGGACACTTATTGGTGCGCAGGTATCAAGAAGGCCGAAGTCTTGCAAAGCGCCACTAACTCGGCGCTTGTTGTCGGTGCTTTCGCTTTTGATGGCATGCAAATCAGTTATGCACGTGTTATTTCAGACAAAACCCGCTTTGCTTATATTTTGGATGTGATAGTGGACGAGTCTTGTCGTAGACAAGGAATTGGTCAAGCAATGGTGACCCATATCTTAACTCACTCGGAATTGAAAGACGTCTATCAATGGGTACTTGCCACCAAGGATGCGCACGGGGTGTATGAAAAAGTCGGTTTTAAGTCTTTTGCGAAACCGGAATATTGGATGGAAATCAGATATCAGAGGCCAGAAAGGTAGTTGTTATTAAAAACAGCCAATAGCAATAACGCGCAATAGCAATATTAGGTACCAAACACCAACACCTAATAAGTTAGGCAAGATTGGGATGTGGCAATTGATTATTCAGTTGGCGTTAACACTTTAGTTAAAAAGGTACCTCAATTCACCAATTTACTGTTGGAAAAGCTTTTGCTGGTTTAGCTATAAAGTAACCTTGCATCAGGTCTACACCTAGTTCGATACATTTATTTCGTTCGTTAGCAGTCTCGATGCCTTCGGCGACAACCAACACATCCATTGCTCGGCATAAATCGACAATCGAATGCACTAGTTTTTGTTTCGTTTGATTGGTGTCAACATTACGAATGAGTGCCATGTCGAGTTTGACGAAGTTGGGTTCTAGTGTTGCGAAGCTTGTTAAGCCGGCATATCCAGAGCCGAGATCATCTACAGCAATGCGGTAGTGCTGCTCACGTAGATAGTAAATAGTTTCAACCGCATTGGGAATTTTGTCGAGGGAGGCTCGTTCGGTTATTTCAAGAACGACGCGATTAGACATTGATGCCAATGGGGTTGAGCGATCAAGCAGACTTACATCTAAAAGATCTCTTGGGTGTAAGTTGATAAAAAGCAGAGCATTGGTGCTCTGGTCTAAAAATGGATCTGGAGCAATTTCTCGCACCCGACGTCCAACATCATCGAGACGTCCGAGTGTTTCGGCAGCAGAAAGGATCGCACCTGGATTTAGTAGCGTCTTACTCTCGCTTCGCATCAGAGTTTCGTACGCGAAGATCGAACCGTCTTGGGCGTAAACAATTGGCTGGTATGCCATCCAGAGGCTTTCTAAGGCGGCATCAAGAGACACTTCAAGACCAAGAAGATCTACAGGGCCGTCGCGTTGTATGCCTTGTAGGGCAGAGGCCCTGCGTCTGATCTTGGTTATCTGGTAGTTGAAGGCGGCTTTGCGCAACGCCGATACCATTTCTTCGTGCTCGGGTGGTTTGGTGAAGTAACGAAAGGCGCCAATCTCAACGGCCTTTTTAGCGGTATCGATAGATGGTGTTCCAGTCAAGAAGATGATCGGAACATCGAAATCAAAGCGGCGAATCTCACGCATCAAATCGATGCCGTTCATCTCGGGCATAATAATATCAGTGATGATCAGGCAATAATCGTTAGCCTGTGCTGCCTTAAGCGCTTTTTTGGGGTCGCTAAAAAACTCTGGTAAATATGACTCAGATTTAAGCATACGGACTATCATTCGACCGACGGCTTCATCATCGTCAACCACCATAACCCTTAACGATGTGACACTTTCGTTTTTTTGCATTTTTGTATTACTCACGGTCACTTCTCAGTGGTTCTCACCCGTTTTTTTAATAGTGTGTTTTGATCTGTGGATGCGATAAATTGGGCGAAATCACAAAAAACCATTGCGTCAAAAACCAT
The Deltaproteobacteria bacterium DNA segment above includes these coding regions:
- a CDS encoding helix-turn-helix domain-containing protein, whose product is MTKPLNCSCGGKLKPNTIKDIDLTPLFGIRGTFKEAVLGLRCDTCKAETFTAQTIEQMLVALTLVVLSQPRILTAKEARYLRKAVLSLTQAALAKRMGINVITIADWERGERPLSKEHDYELRGITLANLLERPSTLNFYFDAVKQNIAHILMSPRVTAPPKRVKNYVVKALVKPAA
- the malF gene encoding maltose ABC transporter permease MalF translates to MFGKIVKGVAITLLAAVLLYLVGLIYIRGNPLWAVSFLALLVFTFYIFLAPRAYNYRYLFPGLAGIAIFVVFPLLYTVQIGFTNYSAVNLLSFDRAKKYLLDETVRKEGSGMHFSLYQDNEEYWLVLQPMQNEDDETTAEQADIDSNKQSFITSRIKLLTATLKQPLDAVLQKNDTKQTNEPLPISRIIKLRQALSNIKVRLPDGEILSYAGIREFAFMQSVYTEGPENSLNKRATGETIKPNFDTGFFETTAGARLSPGFKVGIGINNYIRMATDPEFRRPFFYIFIWTVVFAGLTVFFTLAVGFTLAVILNWPSLRFSTMYRTLLFLPYAVPGFISILIFKGLFNANFGEINIILNALFGIKPQWFADATLAKIMILIVNTWLGYPYIMILCMGFIKAIPYDLYEASAIAGAGPLTNFFKITLPLTIKPLMPLLIASFAFNFNNFVLISLLTTGRPDFLNTHVPAGTTDILVSYTYRIAFEDSGQNFGLAAAISTVIFVMVALLSILNLKLTRVNQQESR
- a CDS encoding GNAT family N-acetyltransferase, translating into MDKKVEYSLKHGFDEMDFDKVTDMLKDTYWCAGIKKAEVLQSATNSALVVGAFAFDGMQISYARVISDKTRFAYILDVIVDESCRRQGIGQAMVTHILTHSELKDVYQWVLATKDAHGVYEKVGFKSFAKPEYWMEIRYQRPER
- a CDS encoding PAS domain S-box protein, whose translation is MLVDNKYKIRKANCRAEKFCGRDEINGVSCGEALGCIHSTDDRRGCGFGSSCGLCILREKILHTINNNYEHQQIPATMTVVDKKGHKSELHFLISTTPVISGEQRLAQVCLLDVTENRKAEEAGYTESRRAQQYLDIAGVIIVININGIVTLINKKGCEVLGYPEEEIVGKNWFENFIPAQIRPEILNIASQVLSEQNESSSYHENVVLTKTGEERLIAWNNTIVRDNNGEIVAHISSGADITENKQNEIERQIAQQETEVLLRATREVLLGNDFLSAAQNIYNICAAHIGAAKGYWRLKNNAIDKNNADIHTLYNGQEISLVSEKQESINDSIIEEEIAKRCRVLVVDDEESIRKAIIKMLSEHDVVQANGGAEAKSIIEKDQNYNLILCDVMMSNISGIEFHQWLNTKYPELANRLIFITGGAFTPKTREYLAKIKNLQLEKPFDFQSLQKVIDEHMILAKKN
- a CDS encoding DUF4258 domain-containing protein; the encoded protein is MKNLIVPLRAIKHTIRSDNWRPDPHLFKQITKRNIALVDVLAAVVNAKRIEPHDMRPLHQRGESFRVYGHNNDGRHLGVGVELVIDDDDNFVVIITAFVKEK
- the malE gene encoding maltose/maltodextrin ABC transporter substrate-binding protein MalE; this translates as MKNIIKLLGIITIVTYSFGHFAQAAEPGKLLVWINGDKGYNGLQKVGDQFSQKAGVSVVVEHPEAATEKFQQAAAAGKGPDIWCWPHDRIGEWSQAGLIVPITPSKTVKNSIEPFAWNAFTTQGKIWGYPLSIEAIGLIYNKALVKNAPKSFDDVIKLDKKLTAQGKKAILWDYNNTYFTWPILAANGGYVFAKDKAGNLDPNKVGVNTKGAIKGAELLDKLIKTGAMPQGASYARMESAFNNGEVAMMITGPWAWDNLRKSKIDFGVAPIPDVGKKHSKPFVGVLGCMIAAPSPNKDIAKEFLENYVLQVEGLKTINVDVPLGTPANKAFFKELASNPNIKATMENARRGEPMPNIPQMGKFWSAMASALENITNGRQKPKEALDAAAARILAK
- the malG gene encoding maltose ABC transporter permease MalG — translated: MIVQGKHQRWRKLAAHIFLIVFIALIMFPLLMIISISLRPGNFASGTLIPSDLSLEHWKLALGISYVGADGELVKPPFPVMHWLWNSVKIAGISAFGIVVLATTAAYAFARLRFKFKTTMLNTIMLLQMFPCVLALVAIFSIFDTIGNYVPWLGVETHAGLILAYLGGISMHIWTIRSYFQTIPVEIEEGATVDGASPWQAFIHILLPMAIPILLVVFVLAFIGTIIEYPVASILLRQEQNLTLAVGSKYYLYEQNYLWGDFAAAAVLSGLPITFVFLLAQRWIVSGLTAGGVKG
- a CDS encoding EAL domain-containing protein, translated to MTVSNTKMQKNESVTSLRVMVVDDDEAVGRMIVRMLKSESYLPEFFSDPKKALKAAQANDYCLIITDIIMPEMNGIDLMREIRRFDFDVPIIFLTGTPSIDTAKKAVEIGAFRYFTKPPEHEEMVSALRKAAFNYQITKIRRRASALQGIQRDGPVDLLGLEVSLDAALESLWMAYQPIVYAQDGSIFAYETLMRSESKTLLNPGAILSAAETLGRLDDVGRRVREIAPDPFLDQSTNALLFINLHPRDLLDVSLLDRSTPLASMSNRVVLEITERASLDKIPNAVETIYYLREQHYRIAVDDLGSGYAGLTSFATLEPNFVKLDMALIRNVDTNQTKQKLVHSIVDLCRAMDVLVVAEGIETANERNKCIELGVDLMQGYFIAKPAKAFPTVNW